The following proteins are co-located in the Chaetodon trifascialis isolate fChaTrf1 chromosome 14, fChaTrf1.hap1, whole genome shotgun sequence genome:
- the erg28 gene encoding ergosterol biosynthetic protein 28 homolog — MSRFLNVLRSWLLMVSVIAMGNTVQSFRDHSFLSEKLYTGTPEFVNGLQARTFGIWTLLSSIIRCACAIDIQNRTLYHITLWTFVLALGHFLSEAFIYKTAPLTIGVMAPLIVASFSIIGMLIGFQCFPESQEEVGARQKKRN; from the exons ATGAGCCGCTTTCTGAACGTCCTGCGGAGCTGGCTGCTGATGGTGTCCGTCATCGCGATGGGAAACACCGTGCAGAGTTTCAGAGATCACAGCTTTTTGTCAGAGAAGCTCTACACGGGCACACCTGAGTTTG TGAACGGTCTCCAAGCTCGAACATTTGGTATCTGGACGTTGCTGTCGTCGATCATTCGCTGCGCCTGTGCCATTGATATCCAGAACAGAAC GCTGTATCACATCACCTTATGGACGTTTGTGTTGGCGCTGGGCCACTTTCTGTCTGAAGCTTTCATCTACAAAACTGCACCTCTGACAATCGGGGTCATGGCACCTCTCATTGTGGCAA gTTTCTCTATTATCGGGATGCTGATTGGATTCCAGTGTTTTCCAGAATCACAAGAGGAAGTCGGGGCACGACAGAAGAAGCGAAACTGA